A genomic window from Peptococcus niger includes:
- a CDS encoding YbjQ family protein yields the protein MLILTTPLPNGLDSDVAEVLGPVIGEAVVGMHLGKDITAGLRDIFGGRSASYEQELNAAYQDVIQEVEQRAEAMGADAVIGLDFSLTTMGTGSMLAVGACGTAVTLRKKEG from the coding sequence ATGCTGATTTTAACCACCCCCCTACCGAATGGTTTGGATTCTGATGTTGCCGAGGTCCTTGGCCCGGTCATCGGTGAAGCGGTCGTCGGGATGCACCTGGGTAAAGACATTACGGCCGGCTTGCGGGATATTTTCGGCGGTCGGTCGGCCAGCTATGAGCAAGAATTGAACGCTGCCTACCAGGATGTGATCCAAGAAGTGGAGCAGCGCGCAGAGGCCATGGGAGCCGATGCGGTCATCGGGCTGGACTTTTCCCTGACCACCATGGGGACAGGCAGTATGCTGGCCGTTGGCGCCTGCGGGACGGCGGTCACCTTGCGCAAGAAAGAGGGCTGA
- a CDS encoding CynX/NimT family MFS transporter: protein MNKKRFLLGAGILVTALSMRMPITASGALTGIVRADLQMSAAQAGLLTTLVVLVFAGVSPFVGGLSDRFGMNRVLLGGCALIVCGQVLRVTGGWQLLFLGTGVLAFGITTANVLMPPLVRYGFPQAVGLWTSAYLSLMNFANSIASGLTLPLAGRSGWSWRSAMLVWVVFGLVALVIWLLLAKKPMAAQRSLQASEPARRSRSGRSLLKEPVVRVVMVFMGFQSMIFYSFITWMPTLLLDRGLDSGQVGLLVFLFQIWSIPASFVTPILAGRMADQRLLAGLSGFFYAAGFGLLFLLPGAPMPLLIGIMFFTGLSNGMTISMAMLLFNVRTPDVATAARLSGLAQSAGYLMAGIGPVAIGGVYDRFGSWQWPLLFLTAAAVVVVVAGYLAGRDRLVAPVYEATDE, encoded by the coding sequence ATGAATAAGAAACGTTTTTTACTGGGGGCCGGCATTTTAGTAACCGCCCTTTCCATGCGGATGCCGATTACGGCATCGGGTGCGCTCACCGGGATTGTGCGGGCGGACTTGCAGATGAGTGCGGCCCAGGCCGGTCTTTTAACGACGCTGGTGGTCCTGGTCTTTGCCGGGGTTTCACCTTTTGTGGGCGGCTTGAGCGATCGCTTTGGGATGAACCGCGTCTTACTCGGCGGTTGTGCTCTTATTGTTTGCGGACAGGTGCTGCGGGTGACTGGCGGTTGGCAGCTGCTTTTCTTGGGCACCGGGGTGCTGGCCTTCGGCATTACGACGGCCAATGTTCTTATGCCGCCCTTGGTCCGGTATGGCTTTCCGCAGGCCGTTGGCCTGTGGACAAGCGCCTATCTATCGCTGATGAATTTTGCCAACAGCATAGCGTCAGGCCTCACCCTGCCCTTGGCCGGGCGGTCGGGCTGGTCCTGGCGGTCGGCCATGCTGGTCTGGGTGGTCTTTGGCCTGGTGGCGCTGGTGATTTGGCTCCTGCTGGCGAAAAAACCCATGGCCGCGCAGCGGTCTCTACAGGCGAGCGAACCGGCAAGAAGGTCAAGGAGTGGGCGGTCACTTTTAAAAGAACCGGTGGTCCGGGTAGTGATGGTCTTTATGGGCTTTCAATCCATGATTTTTTACAGTTTCATTACCTGGATGCCCACCCTGCTCTTAGACCGGGGGCTGGATTCAGGCCAAGTTGGGCTGCTGGTTTTTCTATTTCAAATTTGGAGCATTCCCGCTTCTTTTGTGACGCCGATTCTGGCCGGACGGATGGCAGACCAGCGCCTTTTGGCAGGCTTATCCGGTTTCTTTTATGCCGCCGGCTTTGGACTCTTGTTCCTCCTGCCTGGGGCGCCCATGCCGCTCTTGATTGGCATTATGTTCTTCACGGGCTTGAGCAACGGGATGACGATTTCCATGGCCATGTTGCTTTTTAATGTCCGCACGCCGGATGTGGCCACAGCAGCCCGGTTATCGGGCTTGGCCCAGTCTGCCGGCTACCTGATGGCGGGCATTGGCCCGGTGGCAATTGGCGGTGTCTATGACCGCTTCGGCTCCTGGCAATGGCCCCTGCTCTTCCTTACGGCTGCCGCGGTTGTGGTGGTGGTGGCCGGCTACTTGGCTGGTCGGGACCGGCTGGTGGCCCCTGTGTATGAAGCGACCGACGAATGA
- a CDS encoding DNA topoisomerase III, with the protein MSKTVILAEKPSVGRDLARHLGARDRHDGYIEGPNYIVTWALGHLVGLADPEKYDDSYSKWRLNALPIMPKQMKTVILPGARKQFSAVKKQLLRKDVDRIIIATDAGREGELVARWIIDKAGAKKPTYRLWISAQTDKAIRDGMAHLQPSAKFDPLAASALARAEADWLVGLNITRALTTRFNAQLSAGRVQTPTLAMIVAREDAIARFKSKPYSVITAEGQGVRWEWQGKDGNRLFNADKTAQLLNKLRGQDGRVTDLKQKTRRINPPLLYDLTTLQRDANARVGMSAKDTLRHLQRLYEVHKLVTYPRTDSRYLTDDLAATMPDRLAALKSSAYGDTVRRINQGQAKLPAAFYNPAKVSDHHALLPTEIRPGSAQLNHDEQFIYSLIVERFLGAFLGPAEVRDTSLEADIASERFTARGEVTVKAGWRSVAQDESALEETDDDTDTAQTLPDLQVGSPLKNLSFKNNERRTRAPHRFSEGTLLAAMENPQAFVDDARANKILKESGGIGTPATRADIIEKLFRNFYITKDGKSLVPTAKGRQVIDLVPEPLRSPLLTAQWEERLAAIAQGQDDAAAFDADMRRFAGDLVQAVKNSDAIFKHDNETNLPCPHCGKLLLAVDGKRGKMRVCPDPTCGYRETVSQTTGARCPQCRHQLVIIHKDDKKLYACNHCGFREPFDRFNDKHKGGKKSSRRDVAAYQKKQAKEKDIGANAFADAWAAALKNKKDQ; encoded by the coding sequence ATGTCCAAAACCGTTATACTCGCCGAGAAGCCGTCCGTCGGCCGCGATTTGGCCCGTCATTTAGGCGCCCGCGACCGCCATGACGGCTATATTGAAGGGCCGAATTACATCGTTACCTGGGCCTTGGGCCACCTGGTCGGCCTGGCTGACCCGGAAAAATACGACGACAGCTACAGCAAGTGGCGGTTGAATGCCCTGCCCATTATGCCCAAGCAAATGAAAACCGTGATTTTACCCGGCGCCCGCAAGCAATTTTCCGCCGTCAAAAAACAACTCTTGCGCAAAGACGTGGACCGGATCATCATCGCCACCGATGCCGGCCGGGAAGGGGAATTGGTGGCCCGCTGGATCATTGACAAGGCCGGCGCCAAGAAGCCCACCTACCGCCTGTGGATTTCCGCCCAAACGGATAAGGCCATTCGTGACGGCATGGCCCACCTGCAGCCGTCCGCCAAATTTGACCCCCTGGCCGCCTCAGCCCTTGCCCGGGCAGAAGCCGATTGGCTGGTGGGGTTGAACATCACCCGCGCCTTGACCACCCGATTTAACGCCCAGCTGTCCGCCGGCCGGGTGCAAACGCCGACCCTGGCCATGATTGTCGCCCGGGAAGACGCCATTGCCCGCTTTAAAAGCAAGCCCTACAGCGTCATCACCGCCGAAGGGCAAGGGGTCCGCTGGGAATGGCAGGGCAAGGACGGCAACCGCCTTTTCAATGCGGATAAAACCGCCCAGCTCTTGAACAAACTCCGCGGGCAAGACGGCCGCGTCACCGACCTTAAACAGAAAACGCGGCGGATCAACCCGCCCCTCCTCTACGACCTGACCACCCTGCAACGGGATGCCAATGCCCGCGTCGGCATGAGCGCCAAAGACACCCTCCGCCACCTGCAGCGCCTATATGAAGTCCACAAGCTCGTCACCTATCCGCGCACCGACAGCCGCTACCTGACCGATGACCTGGCGGCCACCATGCCGGACCGCCTGGCCGCCCTGAAAAGCAGCGCTTATGGCGATACGGTCCGCCGCATCAACCAAGGCCAGGCCAAGCTGCCCGCCGCCTTCTACAACCCGGCCAAGGTCAGCGACCACCATGCCCTCCTGCCTACGGAAATCCGGCCCGGTTCCGCCCAGCTCAACCACGATGAACAGTTTATCTACAGCCTGATTGTGGAACGCTTTCTGGGCGCCTTCTTAGGGCCGGCCGAAGTCCGGGACACCAGCCTGGAAGCGGACATTGCCAGCGAACGCTTTACTGCCCGCGGGGAAGTGACCGTCAAGGCCGGCTGGCGCAGCGTGGCCCAGGATGAATCGGCCCTGGAGGAAACAGACGATGACACCGACACCGCACAAACCCTGCCGGACCTCCAGGTTGGCAGCCCGTTAAAAAATCTCAGTTTCAAAAACAACGAACGCCGCACCCGGGCCCCCCACCGGTTCAGTGAGGGCACCCTCTTGGCGGCCATGGAAAATCCCCAGGCCTTTGTGGACGATGCCCGGGCCAATAAAATTTTGAAGGAAAGCGGTGGCATCGGTACACCTGCCACCCGCGCCGATATTATTGAAAAACTCTTCCGCAATTTTTACATCACAAAAGACGGCAAGAGCCTGGTCCCCACCGCCAAGGGCCGGCAAGTGATTGACCTTGTCCCTGAACCCTTGCGGTCCCCCCTCCTGACCGCCCAATGGGAAGAGCGCCTGGCCGCCATTGCCCAGGGCCAGGACGATGCCGCCGCCTTTGATGCAGACATGCGACGCTTTGCCGGCGACCTGGTCCAGGCCGTCAAAAACAGCGACGCCATTTTTAAGCACGACAATGAAACCAACCTCCCCTGCCCCCACTGCGGCAAGCTCCTCCTGGCCGTGGACGGCAAGCGGGGCAAAATGCGGGTCTGCCCCGACCCGACTTGCGGCTACCGGGAAACGGTCAGCCAAACCACCGGCGCCCGCTGCCCCCAATGCCGCCACCAACTGGTGATCATCCATAAGGACGATAAAAAGCTCTACGCCTGTAACCATTGCGGCTTCCGGGAACCCTTTGACCGCTTTAACGACAAGCACAAGGGCGGCAAAAAAAGCAGCCGCCGAGACGTGGCCGCCTACCAGAAAAAGCAGGCCAAGGAAAAGGACATCGGCGCCAATGCCTTTGCCGATGCCTGGGCCGCCGCCTTGAAAAATAAAAAAGACCAATAA
- a CDS encoding ribonucleotide-diphosphate reductase subunit beta has translation MRIEKRPIFNPSGDTDVAKRRMIGGSTTNINDFNNMRYDWVSGWYRQAMNNFWVPEEINLAQDVKDYPHLPAAERRAYDKILSFLIFLDSVQTSNLPNISAYITANEVNLCLSIQIFQEAVHSQSYSYMLDTICEPQQRNDILYQWKDDEHLLRRNTFIGKIYNDFQEDPNDLNFMRAIMGNYILEGIYFYSGFMFFYNLGRNNRMPGSVQEIRYINRDENTHLWLFRNIIKALREEEPQLFTPDKEALYRDMLKEGCEQEIAWGQYAIGDDVEGLTGEMVTDYIRFLGNQRADNLGLPRLYDGYDVEPPSMSWVSQYSNANLIKTDFFEARSTAYAKSSALVDDL, from the coding sequence ATGCGAATCGAAAAACGGCCGATTTTTAACCCGAGTGGCGATACGGATGTTGCCAAGCGGCGGATGATCGGCGGCAGCACCACGAACATCAACGACTTTAACAACATGCGTTACGACTGGGTCAGCGGCTGGTATCGTCAGGCCATGAATAACTTTTGGGTACCGGAAGAAATCAACTTGGCCCAGGATGTCAAGGATTACCCTCACCTGCCGGCGGCAGAACGGCGCGCTTACGATAAAATCTTATCCTTTTTGATCTTCCTGGACTCGGTACAAACGTCCAACCTGCCGAACATCAGCGCCTATATCACCGCCAATGAAGTGAACCTGTGCCTGTCCATTCAGATTTTCCAGGAAGCGGTTCACAGCCAGAGCTATTCCTACATGCTCGATACCATTTGCGAGCCGCAGCAGCGCAACGACATTCTCTACCAATGGAAGGATGACGAGCACCTCCTGCGCCGCAACACCTTCATCGGCAAGATCTACAACGATTTTCAGGAAGACCCCAATGATTTGAACTTTATGCGGGCCATTATGGGCAACTATATCCTGGAGGGCATCTACTTTTACAGCGGCTTTATGTTTTTCTATAATTTGGGCCGCAACAACCGGATGCCCGGGTCTGTCCAGGAAATTCGCTACATCAACCGCGATGAAAACACCCACCTCTGGTTGTTCCGCAATATTATCAAGGCCTTGCGGGAAGAAGAGCCGCAGCTCTTCACCCCGGATAAGGAGGCCCTCTACCGTGACATGCTGAAAGAGGGCTGTGAACAGGAAATCGCCTGGGGTCAATACGCCATCGGCGATGATGTGGAAGGCCTGACCGGCGAGATGGTGACGGACTACATCCGCTTTTTGGGCAACCAACGGGCGGATAACCTTGGCCTGCCGCGGCTGTATGACGGCTACGATGTCGAGCCGCCGTCCATGAGCTGGGTCAGCCAGTATTCCAACGCCAATTTGATTAAAACGGACTTTTTTGAAGCCCGGTCCACGGCCTATGCCAAGTCTTCAGCCCTGGTGGATGACCTGTAA
- a CDS encoding ABC transporter ATP-binding protein gives MVRFEGVTKRYGDKTALDQLDLDIRDGEIFGLIGHNGAGKSTTIKCLTSVIAPDAGRITVGGLDLADRRNDVKKMIGYVPDSPDMFLKSTAVTYWAFIAKIFDLPDAVRDRRIEDLCKLFELGDERYRAIEGFSHGMRQKVFVIGALLPEPAVWVLDEPLTGLDPQSAFNLKEMMRRHTAEGHTVLFSTHVLAVAEELCDRIGILRHGRLIFVGTMDELRAAHPGDSLEAIYLRLVASADEGMAAV, from the coding sequence ATGGTTCGGTTTGAGGGCGTGACCAAGCGGTATGGGGACAAGACGGCGCTGGACCAGCTGGACCTGGACATCCGGGACGGCGAGATCTTTGGCCTGATCGGTCATAACGGGGCCGGTAAGTCGACCACCATCAAATGTCTGACCAGTGTCATCGCACCGGATGCCGGGCGCATTACGGTGGGCGGCCTGGATTTGGCAGACCGGCGCAATGATGTGAAAAAGATGATCGGTTATGTTCCCGATTCACCGGATATGTTTCTGAAATCCACCGCGGTGACCTACTGGGCCTTTATCGCGAAAATTTTCGACCTGCCGGATGCGGTGCGGGACCGGCGCATTGAGGACCTGTGCAAGCTCTTTGAGCTGGGCGATGAACGCTACCGGGCCATTGAAGGCTTTTCCCACGGGATGCGGCAGAAGGTTTTCGTGATTGGGGCGCTTTTGCCTGAGCCGGCGGTCTGGGTCCTGGATGAGCCGCTGACCGGCCTGGACCCGCAGAGTGCCTTTAATTTGAAAGAAATGATGCGCCGGCATACGGCAGAGGGGCATACGGTCCTGTTTTCCACCCATGTTCTGGCGGTGGCGGAAGAACTGTGTGATCGGATCGGTATTTTGCGCCATGGCCGGTTGATTTTTGTCGGTACGATGGATGAACTGCGGGCGGCCCATCCGGGCGACAGCCTGGAGGCCATCTACCTGCGGCTGGTGGCCTCGGCTGATGAAGGGATGGCGGCCGTATGA
- a CDS encoding CHAD domain-containing protein — translation MRLILMRHGKAVGPDEAPSNADRSLSLDGRLALNEELPYLARYLRHTNQCHIWHSPLARSRETAEILIRYMPGQTIEARDFIADGNEAALVAALKTLPKEATLVIIGHEPHLSIWLENLARRRDHFKKGESAVLLLDPENPYDAVRMTTIRLKELSRLGPVDLPLPVAMHEILLDSQKDILKEKDRVLTDVESEEAIHNLRVALRRQKSYLALIRPFADKAIYRKAQKSYSKLLEELSHLRETDVILSTIHEAKLWELAPIVSPVQAERNAEALALDMRFSQADSDRAYAEAYAMAMEALATMDDNRLFSRFAEKQMPKRFKKLRRQAKQLIGERNHRKLHRLRVKIKHHRYLYERLACMAHYDSAQRYRLLTRLQKTIGDYTDTFFNSAVLHDMIAEQGAITDPHLERAMHVYDDHQEQMREEAYAKTQDLLKALAQCP, via the coding sequence ATGCGTTTAATTTTAATGCGCCACGGCAAAGCCGTCGGTCCGGATGAAGCCCCCAGCAATGCTGACCGGTCGCTGAGTTTGGACGGCCGCCTGGCGCTAAACGAAGAATTGCCCTACCTGGCCCGCTACCTCCGCCACACCAACCAATGCCACATCTGGCATTCCCCCTTGGCCCGCAGCCGTGAAACGGCAGAAATCCTCATCCGTTACATGCCCGGTCAAACCATTGAAGCCCGGGACTTCATTGCTGATGGCAATGAAGCCGCCTTGGTGGCCGCCTTAAAAACCCTGCCCAAAGAAGCCACCCTGGTCATCATCGGCCATGAGCCCCATCTTTCCATTTGGCTGGAAAATTTGGCCCGGCGGCGGGACCACTTTAAAAAAGGCGAATCTGCCGTCCTGCTCCTGGATCCTGAAAATCCTTACGACGCGGTCCGCATGACCACCATTCGCCTCAAAGAACTCTCCCGCCTGGGCCCGGTCGACCTGCCCCTGCCGGTTGCCATGCATGAAATCTTACTGGACAGCCAGAAGGATATTTTGAAAGAAAAAGACCGGGTGCTGACCGATGTGGAAAGCGAAGAAGCCATCCACAACCTGCGCGTCGCCTTGCGCCGACAGAAAAGTTACCTAGCCCTCATCAGGCCCTTTGCCGATAAAGCCATCTACCGCAAGGCCCAAAAATCCTACAGCAAGCTCTTAGAAGAGCTCTCCCACTTGCGGGAAACGGACGTCATCCTCTCCACCATCCATGAGGCAAAGCTCTGGGAATTGGCGCCGATTGTCTCACCGGTCCAGGCCGAACGCAATGCGGAAGCCCTCGCCCTGGACATGCGTTTTTCCCAGGCCGACAGCGACCGGGCTTATGCCGAGGCCTATGCCATGGCCATGGAAGCCTTGGCCACCATGGATGACAACCGTCTTTTTTCCCGATTTGCCGAAAAGCAAATGCCCAAGCGTTTTAAAAAATTACGCCGTCAGGCCAAGCAGCTGATTGGCGAGCGCAACCACCGCAAGCTTCACCGCCTGCGCGTCAAAATCAAGCACCACCGCTACCTCTACGAACGACTGGCCTGCATGGCCCATTACGACAGCGCACAGCGCTACCGGCTCCTGACCCGCCTGCAAAAAACCATCGGCGACTACACCGATACCTTCTTCAACAGCGCCGTCCTGCACGATATGATCGCCGAGCAAGGCGCCATCACAGACCCTCACTTGGAGCGCGCCATGCACGTCTACGATGATCACCAGGAACAAATGCGGGAAGAGGCCTATGCCAAGACCCAAGACCTCTTAAAGGCCCTGGCCCAGTGCCCCTAA
- a CDS encoding NUDIX hydrolase, which translates to MKLTTLCYLRYEDDVLMLFRDKKENDVNHGKWIGIGGKFLPDESPDECALREIQEETGLVAETLIYRGVVTFCYDEAPAEYMHVYSGTVKTRTVTACDEGTLRWVPEEEVPDLALWPGDRLFLPLALDEEAPAFSMKLVYQNDLLVQAALNGQPLKISAVQGLFA; encoded by the coding sequence ATGAAACTGACGACCTTGTGTTACTTGAGGTATGAGGACGATGTGCTCATGCTCTTTCGGGACAAAAAAGAAAACGATGTGAACCATGGCAAGTGGATTGGTATCGGGGGAAAATTTTTGCCGGATGAAAGCCCGGACGAATGCGCCTTGCGTGAAATTCAGGAAGAAACCGGCTTGGTGGCGGAGACGCTCATCTACCGGGGCGTGGTGACCTTTTGCTATGACGAGGCGCCGGCAGAGTATATGCACGTTTACAGCGGCACGGTCAAGACCCGGACGGTGACCGCCTGTGATGAAGGGACCCTGCGTTGGGTGCCGGAAGAGGAAGTGCCTGATTTGGCCCTCTGGCCAGGTGACCGCCTCTTCTTGCCCTTGGCCCTGGATGAGGAGGCCCCGGCCTTTTCCATGAAGTTGGTCTACCAAAATGATCTGCTCGTCCAGGCGGCCCTCAACGGGCAGCCACTTAAAATTTCCGCCGTACAGGGCCTTTTTGCCTGA
- a CDS encoding ribonucleoside-diphosphate reductase subunit alpha — translation MNITKRTGLVEPYRRAKISRVIELAFASVDSPLADEERDAMTLAIEEELLREKGAGQPLHVEDIQDLVEKTLIERNYYKEVKSFILYREDRKRKRRVRNRIAGDFSELVGFEQALKEIQRDFPDPPYGLDYLDMKFRSFYKAGMTLKERLHFLIKAAVELATSEAPRWEFIAARLYFIDFDRQLAQHMKSFGVDNFYEKLEYLTDQGLYGSYILQQYSREEIERAYGFIDPARNKKINYSGLDLLIKRYVIRTHSGEPVESVQEMFLGIALHLAMNEQPEARLDWVRRFYDMLSQLQVTMATPTMANARKPHHQLSSCFIDTVPDSLDGIYRSIDNFAKVSKFGGGMGLYFGKVRARGSSIRGFEGAAGGVIRWIRLANDTAVAVDQLGVRQGAVAVYLDVWHKDLPEFLGLRTNNGDDRLKAHDVFPAVCYPDYFWEQARDNIEGDWYLMCPHEIQSVKGYALEDSYGDEWREKYLDCVADHRISKRILPIKDIIRLIIKSSVETGTPFAFNRDTVNRANPNKHKGMIYCSNLCTEIAQNMSAIALQDQRVESLDGEDVVVTVTKPGEFVVCNLASLSLGHIDVDDDAALQYITESAVRALDNIIDLNFFPLPYAKINNRKYRPVGLGVSGYHHMLAKHQIAWESDAHLQFVDDVFERINYAAISASATIAAEKGAYTYFEGSDWQTGAYFSQRGYTDERWQALADKVATTGLRNAYLMAVAPTSSTSIIAATTAGVDPIMNRFFLEEKKDGLMPRVAPELSEANFWFYKNAHLIDQSYSVKASGIRQRHIDQAQSMNLYITNDYTFRKVLGLYILAWESGVKTIYYIRSKSLEVEECEVCSS, via the coding sequence TTGAATATAACAAAACGAACCGGGTTGGTGGAGCCTTATCGGCGGGCCAAAATTTCACGGGTGATTGAGCTGGCCTTTGCCAGCGTTGACAGCCCCTTGGCCGACGAGGAACGCGATGCGATGACCTTGGCGATTGAAGAGGAATTGCTGCGTGAAAAGGGTGCCGGCCAGCCCCTACATGTAGAAGATATTCAGGATTTGGTTGAAAAAACCTTAATCGAACGCAATTATTATAAGGAAGTTAAGAGCTTTATCCTGTACCGGGAGGACCGGAAGCGCAAGCGCCGGGTGCGGAACCGCATTGCGGGGGATTTTTCTGAGCTGGTGGGCTTTGAGCAGGCCCTTAAGGAAATTCAGCGGGACTTTCCTGATCCGCCCTATGGTTTGGATTATTTGGATATGAAGTTCCGGTCCTTTTACAAAGCAGGCATGACCTTAAAGGAACGGCTGCATTTTTTGATTAAGGCTGCGGTGGAACTGGCCACTTCTGAGGCGCCACGGTGGGAATTTATTGCCGCCCGGCTGTATTTTATTGATTTTGACCGCCAATTGGCCCAGCACATGAAGTCCTTCGGGGTGGATAATTTTTATGAAAAGCTGGAGTACCTGACGGACCAGGGGCTGTACGGGAGCTATATTTTACAGCAGTACAGCCGGGAAGAAATTGAGCGGGCTTATGGGTTCATTGATCCGGCGCGAAATAAGAAGATCAATTATTCCGGTCTGGACCTGCTCATCAAGCGGTATGTGATCCGGACGCACAGCGGTGAGCCGGTGGAAAGCGTCCAGGAAATGTTCTTGGGCATTGCCCTTCATTTGGCCATGAATGAGCAGCCGGAAGCGCGCCTGGACTGGGTGCGTCGCTTTTACGATATGCTGTCTCAGCTCCAGGTGACCATGGCCACCCCGACCATGGCCAATGCCCGCAAGCCGCACCACCAGCTGTCCAGTTGCTTTATCGACACAGTGCCGGATTCCTTGGACGGGATTTACCGGTCCATTGATAATTTTGCCAAGGTGTCCAAGTTTGGCGGCGGCATGGGGCTTTACTTTGGTAAGGTACGGGCCCGCGGGTCGTCCATTCGGGGCTTTGAAGGGGCTGCCGGTGGCGTGATTCGCTGGATTCGCCTGGCCAATGATACGGCGGTTGCGGTGGACCAATTGGGCGTCCGTCAAGGGGCGGTGGCGGTCTACTTAGACGTGTGGCATAAGGACTTGCCGGAGTTCCTCGGCTTGCGCACCAATAATGGGGATGACCGGCTGAAGGCGCATGATGTGTTCCCGGCGGTCTGTTATCCGGATTATTTTTGGGAGCAGGCCCGGGACAACATTGAAGGGGACTGGTACCTCATGTGCCCCCATGAAATCCAGTCGGTTAAGGGCTATGCCCTGGAAGATTCCTACGGGGATGAATGGCGGGAAAAATACCTGGACTGTGTGGCGGACCATCGGATTTCCAAACGGATCCTGCCCATTAAGGACATTATTCGCCTAATCATTAAGAGCAGCGTGGAAACAGGGACGCCCTTTGCCTTTAACCGGGATACGGTCAACCGGGCCAATCCAAACAAGCACAAGGGGATGATTTATTGCTCCAACCTGTGCACGGAAATTGCCCAGAATATGAGCGCCATTGCCCTCCAGGACCAGCGGGTTGAAAGCCTTGACGGCGAAGACGTGGTGGTGACCGTCACCAAGCCGGGTGAATTTGTGGTCTGTAACTTGGCCAGCTTGTCCCTGGGGCATATTGATGTGGACGATGATGCGGCCCTGCAATATATCACGGAAAGTGCCGTCCGGGCCCTGGACAACATCATTGACTTGAACTTCTTCCCCCTGCCCTATGCCAAAATCAACAACCGGAAGTATCGGCCGGTTGGGCTGGGTGTGAGCGGCTATCATCACATGCTTGCCAAGCACCAGATCGCCTGGGAAAGCGATGCCCACCTGCAATTTGTGGATGATGTCTTTGAACGGATTAATTATGCGGCCATTTCCGCCAGCGCGACCATTGCGGCGGAAAAAGGCGCTTACACTTATTTTGAGGGCAGCGACTGGCAGACCGGCGCCTACTTTAGCCAACGGGGCTATACGGATGAGCGTTGGCAGGCCCTGGCGGATAAGGTGGCGACCACCGGTTTGCGCAATGCCTACCTGATGGCGGTGGCGCCCACCTCCAGTACGTCCATTATTGCGGCCACCACTGCCGGCGTAGACCCGATTATGAATCGATTCTTCCTGGAAGAGAAAAAAGACGGGCTCATGCCGCGGGTGGCTCCGGAATTGTCCGAGGCCAATTTCTGGTTCTATAAAAATGCCCACCTCATCGATCAAAGTTACAGCGTCAAAGCCTCCGGCATCCGCCAGCGGCATATTGACCAGGCTCAGAGCATGAATCTGTACATCACCAATGACTACACCTTCCGCAAGGTCCTGGGCCTGTATATCCTGGCCTGGGAAAGCGGGGTAAAAACCATCTATTACATCCGCTCTAAAAGTTTGGAAGTGGAAGAGTGTGAAGTCTGCTCTTCTTAG
- a CDS encoding pyridoxamine 5'-phosphate oxidase family protein produces MATYSRPTYSEEEIRRRLPQGHYGILSLIDAEGLPYGVPLNYVYHPDRQALYFHAAKTGRKIRALTAHERAHFVIVLQEEIVPPIFVTHYDSLMLEGRLHLVQDDDERRQALTALCDRHAPDQPRRDSVLAEGLARTAIIRFDIETASGKANRDK; encoded by the coding sequence ATGGCCACTTACAGCCGACCAACCTATTCAGAAGAAGAAATCCGCCGTCGCTTGCCCCAGGGCCATTACGGCATCCTCTCCTTAATTGATGCCGAGGGCTTGCCCTACGGCGTCCCCTTAAACTATGTCTACCATCCGGACCGCCAAGCCCTCTACTTTCACGCGGCGAAAACCGGCCGGAAGATAAGGGCGCTGACCGCCCATGAGCGGGCCCACTTCGTCATCGTACTGCAAGAAGAAATCGTCCCGCCCATTTTTGTAACCCACTACGATTCGCTGATGCTCGAAGGCCGCCTTCACCTGGTCCAAGACGATGACGAGCGGCGCCAAGCCTTGACCGCCCTCTGCGACCGCCATGCTCCGGATCAACCGCGCCGGGATTCAGTCCTTGCCGAAGGCCTGGCCCGCACGGCCATCATCCGTTTTGACATTGAGACCGCCAGCGGCAAGGCCAACCGCGACAAATAA